The Candidatus Koribacter versatilis Ellin345 genome has a segment encoding these proteins:
- the rplM gene encoding 50S ribosomal protein L13, whose product MSTYFPKGEVARKWFVVDADGQTLGRLASRVARILSGKDNPKYTPFIDTGDHVVVINAEKIKITGLKADNKKYYHYSGYPGGMKEEEFLKRLERRPELILETAIKGMLPKSKLGKAMGGKLKVYRGADHPHIAQKPEVLANA is encoded by the coding sequence ATGTCCACGTATTTCCCCAAAGGGGAAGTTGCGCGTAAGTGGTTTGTCGTTGATGCCGATGGCCAGACCCTCGGTCGCCTCGCGTCGCGGGTAGCGCGCATCCTGAGCGGCAAGGACAACCCCAAGTACACGCCGTTTATTGACACTGGCGACCACGTTGTCGTCATCAACGCCGAGAAGATCAAGATCACGGGTCTTAAGGCGGACAACAAGAAGTATTACCACTACTCCGGCTACCCGGGCGGCATGAAGGAAGAAGAGTTCCTGAAGCGCCTGGAGCGTCGTCCTGAGTTGATCCTGGAGACGGCGATCAAGGGGATGCTGCCGAAGTCGAAGCTGGGCAAGGCGATGGGCGGCAAGCTCAAGGTTTATCGCGGCGCCGATCATCCGCATATCGCGCAGAAGCCCGAAGTGCTGGCGAACGCGTAA
- the rpsI gene encoding 30S ribosomal protein S9 has product MAELVQYYGTGRRKSAVARVFLRPGSGEFKVNGKGFEEYFVTEAQRQSAKSPLVLTETIATFNVVANVSGGGVNGQADAVKMGLARALQEFNAELRGKMKAEGFMTRDARMKERKKYGQKGARKRFQFSKR; this is encoded by the coding sequence ATGGCTGAATTAGTTCAATACTACGGAACGGGACGCCGCAAGTCGGCAGTTGCCCGTGTGTTCCTGCGTCCCGGCAGCGGTGAGTTCAAGGTCAACGGCAAAGGCTTCGAAGAGTACTTCGTGACCGAAGCGCAGCGTCAGTCGGCGAAGTCGCCTCTGGTCCTGACCGAAACCATCGCCACCTTTAACGTGGTCGCCAATGTCAGCGGCGGCGGCGTCAACGGTCAGGCCGATGCGGTGAAGATGGGCCTTGCCCGCGCACTGCAGGAGTTCAACGCGGAACTTCGGGGCAAGATGAAGGCCGAAGGCTTCATGACGCGCGACGCGCGCATGAAGGAGCGCAAGAAGTACGGCCAGAAGGGCGCTCGTAAGCGCTTCCAGTTCTCGAAGCGGTAA
- the rpsB gene encoding 30S ribosomal protein S2 has product MANITMKELLEAGVHFGHQTKRWNPKMKEYIFGERNGIYIIDLQKTLKMFKEASKFVSDVAAEGKLVLFVGTKRQAQDAIAEEAKRCGMFYINQRWLGGLLTNWVTVQKSVKRLKELDEMATDGRYELLPKKEVIKLERERKHLQANLAGIKNLNRLPDCLFVIDSNKEQIAVKEARKLGIPVVAVVDTNCDPSEVDYVIPGNDDALRAIRLFASKIADSVAEGSQLADKSMIESTNVSNAAEVIPQSYIGDDEEHGLAQPTEEAAPVEEEINMEEVLGKGVRKQPVSENENVEAAAAEQK; this is encoded by the coding sequence TTGGCTAACATCACCATGAAGGAGTTGCTCGAAGCTGGCGTTCACTTCGGGCATCAGACGAAGCGTTGGAATCCAAAGATGAAGGAATACATCTTTGGCGAACGCAACGGGATTTACATCATTGACCTGCAGAAGACGCTGAAGATGTTCAAGGAAGCGTCCAAGTTTGTGTCGGATGTGGCCGCCGAGGGCAAGCTTGTCCTCTTTGTCGGCACCAAGCGCCAGGCACAAGATGCCATTGCTGAAGAAGCAAAGCGCTGCGGAATGTTCTACATCAACCAGCGTTGGCTGGGTGGATTGCTCACCAATTGGGTGACCGTCCAGAAGTCGGTGAAGCGGCTGAAGGAACTCGACGAAATGGCCACGGATGGCCGTTACGAGCTGCTCCCGAAGAAAGAAGTGATCAAGCTCGAGCGCGAGCGCAAGCATCTCCAGGCGAACCTGGCGGGCATCAAGAACCTGAACCGGCTGCCGGACTGCTTGTTCGTGATCGACTCCAACAAGGAGCAGATCGCGGTGAAGGAAGCTCGCAAGCTGGGCATTCCGGTGGTTGCAGTCGTCGACACGAACTGCGATCCGAGCGAAGTGGATTACGTGATCCCGGGCAACGATGACGCGCTGCGCGCGATCCGCCTGTTCGCCTCGAAGATTGCGGACTCGGTTGCCGAGGGCTCGCAGTTGGCCGACAAGAGCATGATCGAGAGCACGAATGTGAGCAACGCGGCCGAAGTAATTCCGCAGAGCTACATCGGTGACGACGAAGAGCATGGTCTTGCACAACCGACGGAAGAGGCCGCTCCGGTGGAAGAAGAGATCAACATGGAAGAAGTGCTGGGCAAGGGCGTGCGCAAGCAGCCAGTCTCAGAGAACGAGAACGTGGAAGCCGCCGCGGCGGAACAGAAATAA
- a CDS encoding VOC family protein, whose amino-acid sequence MPMFVRLAVADVEASKQWFHTVLEFESVFDIPHSMAHLRGRRYQDVLIVKGEVPEQVGQGVTLSFSWKEPVDEIVPRLKAAGGKIVDGPVDRPWNARELVIEDPNGYRMSFSRQLANKEFGEVMSGVEADK is encoded by the coding sequence ATGCCGATGTTTGTCCGGCTGGCGGTAGCAGATGTGGAAGCCAGCAAGCAGTGGTTTCACACGGTGCTGGAGTTCGAAAGCGTTTTCGATATTCCGCACTCCATGGCGCACCTCCGGGGCCGTCGCTACCAGGACGTGCTGATTGTGAAGGGCGAGGTTCCGGAGCAAGTAGGCCAGGGCGTAACGCTCAGCTTTAGCTGGAAAGAGCCGGTGGACGAGATTGTGCCGCGGCTGAAGGCGGCTGGCGGCAAGATCGTGGATGGTCCGGTGGACCGTCCGTGGAACGCGCGAGAGCTGGTGATTGAAGATCCGAATGGCTATCGGATGAGTTTCTCGCGGCAGCTTGCGAACAAAGAGTTCGGAGAAGTTATGTCGGGAGTGGAAGCAGACAAGTGA
- the tsf gene encoding translation elongation factor Ts: protein MSTETVNISAAQVKDLREKTNAPMMDCKKALTEANGDIEQAIVILRKKGIASAAKKAARVTSEGSVVSYIHAGGKIGVLVEVNCESDFVARTEQFKELTHDIAMHIAASDPKFVRKEDVTPEYMEKEKEIYRDQAAKTGKPAPVIEKIVEGKMAKFYEEVCLLEQPFIKEQTISVGQLIATTIGKLGENISVKRFARFKVGDVGETVAISKASNEGEAEAPAAK, encoded by the coding sequence GTGAGCACAGAGACCGTGAACATCAGCGCAGCACAGGTAAAAGACCTTCGTGAGAAGACAAACGCCCCGATGATGGACTGCAAGAAGGCCCTCACCGAGGCCAACGGCGACATCGAGCAGGCGATCGTGATCCTTCGCAAGAAGGGCATTGCGTCGGCTGCGAAGAAGGCTGCACGCGTGACCAGCGAAGGCTCGGTGGTGAGCTACATTCACGCCGGCGGCAAGATCGGCGTGCTGGTGGAAGTGAACTGCGAGAGCGACTTCGTGGCGCGCACGGAGCAGTTCAAGGAACTGACGCACGACATCGCCATGCACATCGCGGCAAGCGATCCGAAGTTCGTCCGCAAGGAAGACGTGACGCCCGAGTACATGGAGAAGGAAAAAGAGATCTATCGCGACCAGGCCGCGAAGACCGGCAAGCCGGCTCCGGTGATCGAGAAGATCGTCGAGGGCAAGATGGCGAAGTTCTACGAGGAAGTGTGCCTGCTCGAGCAGCCCTTCATCAAGGAGCAGACCATCAGCGTCGGCCAGTTGATCGCGACCACGATCGGCAAGCTGGGCGAGAACATCTCGGTGAAGCGTTTCGCGCGCTTCAAGGTCGGCGACGTCGGCGAGACGGTTGCGATCTCGAAGGCCTCGAACGAGGGTGAAGCCGAAGCACCGGCAGCGAAGTAG
- a CDS encoding AI-2E family transporter, which yields MIDLLDRRAVRVLTTVLVFAAVLAFIYVAHKTLILFLFALLFAYLLEPVVSRLAGWMRNSRGLAILIVYVLLFVAVTIAGALIGPRIFSEGQKLGQQLPDLYDKVASGNIAFTLGSRHGWSAETSQRLKTLLVSHQDEIVSAISSAGTRTAAMLTNIGWIIIIPILGAFLLKDKRDLRLSLQNIVGEPRKREFFGQLITDVDAMLSQFVRAQLLLAIISGLVYTAALSVLQVPYAYILGAVGGLLEFVPLVGPAIAAVGIVGVCFGTPNFHHTLWVVVFLGVWRLLQDYVISPRLLGGKVELHPLLTIFGVLAGGEVAGVLGIYLSVPVMATIRILFIHWHRYRASAELASDTAPVLVEK from the coding sequence GTGATCGATTTGCTGGACCGCCGCGCAGTCCGCGTACTGACCACCGTGCTGGTTTTTGCCGCTGTTTTGGCGTTCATTTACGTTGCGCACAAGACGCTCATTCTCTTTCTCTTCGCGCTTCTCTTCGCTTACTTGCTGGAACCCGTCGTCAGCCGCCTTGCCGGATGGATGCGCAACTCGCGCGGCCTCGCAATCCTCATTGTTTACGTTTTGCTCTTCGTCGCCGTGACCATTGCCGGTGCACTGATCGGGCCACGCATCTTCTCCGAAGGCCAAAAACTTGGCCAGCAACTCCCGGATCTCTACGACAAAGTCGCCTCTGGCAACATCGCCTTCACGCTCGGCTCCCGCCATGGCTGGAGCGCCGAAACATCCCAACGTCTGAAGACTCTGCTCGTCAGCCACCAGGATGAAATCGTAAGCGCCATCAGCAGCGCCGGCACCCGGACCGCCGCGATGCTCACCAACATTGGCTGGATCATCATCATCCCCATCCTCGGCGCATTCCTGCTTAAAGATAAGCGTGACCTGCGCCTCTCGCTGCAGAACATCGTGGGCGAGCCGCGCAAAAGAGAGTTTTTTGGTCAGCTCATCACTGATGTTGACGCCATGCTCTCGCAATTCGTCCGCGCCCAACTCCTGCTCGCCATCATCTCCGGACTGGTCTATACCGCGGCATTATCGGTGCTCCAGGTTCCTTATGCCTACATCCTCGGCGCCGTCGGCGGCCTTCTGGAGTTTGTCCCGCTGGTCGGCCCCGCCATCGCGGCGGTGGGCATCGTAGGTGTCTGCTTCGGCACCCCAAACTTCCACCACACCCTCTGGGTCGTCGTCTTTCTCGGCGTCTGGCGCCTCCTTCAGGACTATGTGATCTCCCCGCGCCTGCTCGGCGGCAAAGTCGAACTCCACCCTCTGCTCACCATCTTCGGCGTTCTCGCTGGAGGCGAAGTCGCGGGTGTACTCGGGATCTACCTCTCGGTTCCTGTGATGGCCACGATCCGCATCCTATTCATTCACTGGCATCGATACCGCGCCAGCGCCGAACTCGCGTCAGATACCGCGCCCGTTCTCGTAGAAAAATAA
- the coaD gene encoding pantetheine-phosphate adenylyltransferase, translating into MKQVIGIYPGSFDPVTNGHLDLIHRGAKIFDELVVAILRNPEKDPLFTVPERREMLQEMTKNLPNVRVDEFQGLMVDYARSQGAAAVLRGIRAISDYEYEFQMALMNRKLDSTLETIFMMPAEKYSYLSSRLVREVARLGGSVDGLVPEMVVQKLVLKVKGTK; encoded by the coding sequence GTGAAGCAAGTCATCGGCATCTATCCCGGATCTTTCGATCCGGTCACGAACGGGCATCTCGACCTGATTCATCGAGGGGCAAAGATTTTCGATGAGTTAGTGGTCGCGATCCTCCGCAATCCGGAGAAGGACCCGCTGTTCACGGTTCCGGAGCGCAGAGAGATGTTGCAAGAGATGACTAAGAACTTGCCGAATGTGCGGGTGGACGAGTTTCAGGGCCTGATGGTGGATTACGCACGCAGCCAGGGCGCTGCGGCAGTGCTGCGGGGGATCCGGGCGATCAGCGATTATGAGTACGAGTTCCAGATGGCGCTGATGAACCGGAAGCTGGATTCGACCCTGGAGACGATTTTCATGATGCCGGCCGAGAAGTATTCGTACTTGAGCTCGCGGCTGGTGCGGGAAGTGGCGCGGCTTGGCGGTTCGGTCGACGGCCTGGTGCCGGAGATGGTGGTGCAGAAGTTGGTGTTGAAGGTAAAGGGTACGAAGTAA
- a CDS encoding pyridoxal phosphate-dependent aminotransferase, whose translation MSSATSQLTLSPAARMNRIEISATLAVVNEAEKLRSAGVDLVDFGAGEPHFGTPQHIREAAIAAIHNNFSKYTAVAGTAELRDAIAKRHATDFATDYKREEVIASVGGKHALFNAIQVLVDHGDEVIIPVPYWVSFKDMVQYSGGKPVFVEADESQNFRLTAAMVEKAVTPKTKLIILNSPSNPSGAVMAPEDMKSIARFAYERGIWVISDECYVYLNYTGEEFSLGSLTEVKERLLVVGSLSKTYAMTGWRLGYTLAPAAVVSQMQKLQSQSTSNPTSIVQKAAVAALNGPQECVAEMRADYIKLRDEIVSGLRSIPGVKCTMPQGAFYAYPDISCAFGKAGMNSAADVAKKLLHEAHVVSVPGEAFGTTKHIRLSYAASHENVARGLERMHKFFASL comes from the coding sequence ATGAGTTCTGCAACATCGCAACTGACGCTCAGCCCCGCCGCGCGGATGAACCGCATTGAAATTTCGGCAACCCTCGCGGTTGTGAACGAAGCCGAGAAACTGCGCTCTGCCGGGGTGGATCTGGTGGACTTTGGCGCGGGCGAGCCGCACTTCGGAACGCCGCAGCACATCCGGGAAGCGGCGATTGCGGCGATCCATAACAACTTCTCGAAATACACGGCAGTGGCGGGCACGGCGGAACTGCGCGATGCGATTGCGAAGCGGCACGCCACAGACTTCGCCACCGACTACAAGCGCGAGGAAGTGATCGCTTCCGTGGGCGGCAAGCATGCGCTGTTCAACGCGATCCAGGTGCTGGTGGACCACGGCGATGAAGTCATCATCCCGGTGCCGTACTGGGTGTCGTTCAAAGACATGGTGCAGTACTCGGGCGGCAAGCCGGTGTTTGTAGAAGCGGATGAGAGCCAGAACTTCCGGCTGACGGCGGCGATGGTCGAGAAGGCCGTGACGCCGAAGACGAAGCTGATCATTTTAAATTCGCCGTCGAACCCGTCGGGCGCAGTGATGGCGCCGGAGGACATGAAGTCGATAGCGCGCTTTGCCTATGAACGCGGGATTTGGGTCATCTCCGATGAGTGCTATGTGTATCTGAACTACACCGGCGAAGAGTTTTCGCTGGGCAGCCTGACCGAAGTGAAGGAGCGGCTGCTGGTGGTGGGATCGCTTTCGAAGACCTACGCCATGACCGGATGGCGGCTGGGCTACACGCTGGCGCCGGCGGCGGTGGTGAGCCAGATGCAGAAGCTGCAAAGCCAATCGACGTCGAACCCGACCTCAATTGTGCAGAAGGCAGCGGTGGCGGCGTTGAATGGTCCGCAGGAGTGCGTCGCCGAGATGCGCGCCGACTACATTAAGCTGCGCGACGAGATCGTGAGTGGGCTGCGCTCGATTCCGGGCGTGAAGTGCACCATGCCACAGGGCGCGTTCTACGCCTATCCGGACATCAGCTGCGCGTTTGGCAAGGCAGGGATGAACTCGGCGGCCGACGTCGCGAAGAAGCTACTGCACGAGGCACACGTGGTCTCGGTCCCGGGCGAGGCGTTCGGCACAACCAAACACATCCGGCTGTCGTACGCGGCTTCGCATGAGAATGTGGCGCGCGGTTTGGAGCGGATGCACAAGTTCTTCGCCAGCCTTTAA
- a CDS encoding type I phosphomannose isomerase catalytic subunit — MADLHPFLLAPEFHERIWGTRDLRPIYTRIVGDNPIGEAWLTGEKCKVASGPLKGETLETLCKRFGAALTGNKAKPADRFPLLAKFLFPHEKLSVQVHPDDARAQAIGQPWGKTECWYVASAEPGAQVMLGFKAGVTKQEFEQAIHEKRAEHLLNAVPVQTGDMIYVDAGTVHAICPGAVIIETQQNSDTTYRLYDYGRPRELHVEAGLASTKEKTHAGKVKVSRNGNHDVLIASPSFCVERYSLKSPLKMSAEERGASVQVLVSEKGTGVLHHAGIEPIAFTPGEAVVVPAECDEFEVQPQWECELLRMNLPAHAVPEPTTTLL; from the coding sequence ATGGCAGACCTTCATCCATTCCTGTTAGCCCCTGAATTTCATGAACGCATCTGGGGGACGCGCGACCTGCGGCCCATCTATACCCGCATTGTCGGCGATAACCCGATTGGCGAGGCTTGGCTGACCGGTGAGAAGTGCAAAGTTGCGAGTGGACCGCTGAAGGGCGAGACGCTCGAGACACTCTGCAAGAGATTTGGCGCTGCTTTGACGGGCAACAAGGCGAAGCCTGCCGACCGCTTCCCGCTGCTTGCGAAGTTTTTGTTTCCGCATGAAAAGCTTTCGGTGCAGGTGCATCCGGACGACGCGCGCGCGCAGGCGATCGGCCAGCCGTGGGGAAAGACGGAGTGCTGGTACGTGGCGAGCGCAGAACCTGGTGCGCAGGTCATGCTCGGATTCAAGGCCGGTGTGACGAAGCAGGAGTTTGAGCAGGCGATCCACGAGAAGCGTGCCGAGCACTTACTAAACGCGGTACCAGTGCAGACCGGAGACATGATTTACGTGGATGCGGGTACGGTGCACGCGATCTGTCCGGGCGCGGTGATCATTGAGACGCAGCAGAATTCGGACACGACCTACCGGCTGTATGACTATGGGCGTCCGCGAGAATTGCATGTGGAAGCGGGGCTGGCGAGCACGAAAGAGAAGACACATGCCGGCAAGGTGAAGGTTTCAAGGAACGGCAACCATGACGTACTGATTGCGTCGCCGTCTTTTTGCGTGGAGCGCTACTCGCTGAAATCGCCGCTGAAGATGAGCGCGGAGGAGCGAGGCGCGTCGGTGCAAGTACTGGTTTCAGAGAAAGGGACCGGTGTGCTGCACCACGCGGGCATCGAGCCGATCGCGTTTACTCCGGGTGAAGCGGTGGTTGTGCCGGCGGAGTGCGATGAGTTCGAAGTGCAGCCACAGTGGGAATGTGAGTTATTGCGGATGAATTTGCCCGCGCATGCAGTGCCCGAGCCAACTACAACATTGTTATGA
- a CDS encoding mannose-1-phosphate guanylyltransferase yields MKKSKANFYPVILAGGRGTRFWPLSRKRMAKQLLPLNSDKSMIQETVERLSALAEKKNFWVVTNDDLLVPIAKQLRALPIKQLIAEPVGRNTAPAIGLAAFILERLDPSAVLGLFPSDHVTSKPEAFKKDIAKAVQIAAAGENIVVLGIKPTRPETGYGYIEVGEQYERGVMRVRRFTEKPNAEKAAEFVESGHYFWNSGVFVWGAKTLANALREHLRETAPFLEKIAASYGTKEFAKTFAKLYPKCENISVDYAVLEPRSAKGEKSSNIFCIPADWGWNDLGSWAALFEHRAAEQQLSEHENVLTSKGAFTHDAGGNFVHSPRKFIAVVGVKDLVVVETDDALLITTRQKSQDVGKVVKFLDEKKLKNLV; encoded by the coding sequence ATGAAGAAATCGAAGGCAAATTTCTATCCCGTAATTCTTGCCGGTGGACGCGGAACGCGTTTCTGGCCTCTGAGCCGCAAGCGCATGGCGAAACAACTACTGCCGCTGAACAGTGATAAGAGCATGATCCAGGAGACGGTGGAGCGGTTATCGGCGCTCGCGGAAAAGAAGAACTTCTGGGTGGTTACAAACGATGATCTGCTCGTCCCGATTGCGAAGCAGCTGCGCGCATTGCCGATCAAACAGCTGATCGCAGAACCGGTGGGGCGGAATACGGCGCCCGCGATTGGGTTGGCGGCGTTCATCCTCGAGCGACTGGATCCCTCGGCAGTGCTGGGACTGTTTCCGTCCGATCACGTGACGTCGAAGCCAGAGGCGTTCAAGAAGGACATTGCGAAGGCGGTGCAGATCGCCGCGGCGGGCGAGAACATCGTGGTGCTGGGAATTAAGCCGACGCGACCCGAGACAGGCTACGGATACATTGAAGTAGGTGAGCAGTACGAGCGTGGTGTGATGCGAGTTCGGCGCTTCACAGAGAAGCCCAACGCCGAGAAGGCCGCGGAGTTCGTGGAGTCGGGGCATTATTTTTGGAACAGCGGCGTGTTTGTGTGGGGCGCGAAAACGCTGGCGAACGCATTGCGGGAGCACCTGAGAGAGACCGCGCCGTTCCTGGAGAAAATTGCCGCGAGCTACGGGACGAAAGAGTTCGCGAAGACGTTCGCGAAGTTGTATCCGAAGTGCGAGAACATCAGCGTGGACTACGCGGTGCTGGAACCGCGCTCAGCTAAGGGCGAGAAGAGCTCGAACATCTTTTGCATTCCGGCGGATTGGGGATGGAACGATCTCGGCTCGTGGGCGGCGCTGTTTGAGCATCGCGCGGCAGAGCAACAATTGAGCGAGCACGAAAACGTCCTCACATCGAAGGGTGCATTCACGCACGATGCGGGTGGAAACTTTGTGCACTCGCCGAGGAAGTTCATCGCCGTCGTGGGCGTGAAAGACTTAGTTGTTGTCGAGACCGACGACGCGCTGTTGATTACGACACGGCAGAAATCGCAGGACGTGGGCAAGGTCGTAAAGTTCCTCGACGAAAAGAAACTGAAGAACCTCGTTTAA
- a CDS encoding phosphoglucomutase/phosphomannomutase family protein, whose protein sequence is MPQQIKFGTDGWRGLIADDYTFENVRRVAHAMAHYIHKHEDASKGVYVAYDTRFGSRRFAEAASEAMASTGLRVKLADDYTPTPALSYAIKKFGAAGGVMITSSHNPANWNGVKYKAKYGGSGTPTIMKQIESYLDAPVIMKSGGKVEAFDFKAPYFEVLKSFVDLDAIAKANFRFCIDVMYGAGRGVLSKIFSERGISHVEIRGEVNPLFPGINPEPILPHIAALQEATVREKAHAGLATDGDADRIGAVDERGRFVDAHKCFAVILKWLLEKKQWPGAITRAFNTTSMLDRMAKKHGRELVEHGIGFKYVCDVVLSGKEVLVGGEESGGIGIPRHLPERDGILNSLVIANVMANYGMSLGQLVDSLQAEYGEHHYGRIDMHLDNAVKEDAMRRAGERPAKIGKLQVSRIEDMDGMKFFFETPNNGNGADAWVLIRASGTEPLLRVYSEASSPEMVQDILGEAEKFVHRRA, encoded by the coding sequence ATGCCTCAGCAAATCAAGTTTGGAACTGACGGTTGGCGCGGACTGATCGCCGACGATTACACCTTCGAGAACGTTCGCCGCGTGGCGCATGCCATGGCTCATTACATCCACAAGCACGAAGACGCCAGCAAGGGCGTTTACGTGGCGTACGACACGCGCTTTGGCTCGCGCCGGTTTGCGGAGGCTGCTTCGGAAGCGATGGCTTCAACCGGATTGCGTGTAAAACTGGCGGATGATTACACACCGACACCGGCGTTGTCGTATGCGATCAAGAAGTTCGGTGCGGCCGGTGGCGTGATGATCACCAGCAGCCATAACCCGGCGAACTGGAACGGCGTGAAGTACAAGGCCAAGTACGGTGGCTCGGGCACGCCGACGATCATGAAACAGATCGAGAGCTATCTTGATGCGCCAGTGATCATGAAGAGTGGCGGCAAGGTTGAGGCGTTCGATTTCAAGGCGCCGTACTTCGAGGTGCTGAAGAGCTTTGTTGATCTCGATGCGATTGCCAAGGCAAACTTCCGCTTCTGCATTGACGTGATGTATGGCGCGGGACGCGGCGTGCTGTCGAAGATATTCAGCGAGCGCGGCATTTCGCACGTGGAGATTCGCGGCGAAGTGAACCCGCTGTTCCCGGGGATTAATCCGGAGCCAATCCTGCCGCATATTGCGGCGTTGCAGGAAGCGACGGTTCGCGAGAAAGCGCACGCGGGCCTTGCAACGGACGGCGACGCGGACCGCATTGGCGCCGTGGATGAGCGCGGCCGCTTCGTGGACGCCCACAAGTGCTTCGCGGTGATTTTGAAGTGGCTGTTGGAGAAAAAGCAGTGGCCGGGAGCGATCACGCGCGCATTTAACACCACCAGCATGCTCGATCGCATGGCGAAGAAGCACGGTCGCGAACTGGTAGAGCACGGCATCGGCTTCAAGTACGTTTGCGATGTTGTGCTGTCCGGAAAAGAAGTACTCGTCGGCGGCGAGGAGTCGGGTGGAATTGGGATTCCGCGACACTTGCCTGAGCGCGATGGAATTCTTAATTCGCTCGTAATTGCGAACGTGATGGCGAATTACGGGATGTCGTTGGGCCAACTCGTGGATTCGCTGCAGGCGGAGTATGGCGAACACCATTATGGACGTATTGACATGCACCTCGACAACGCGGTGAAAGAAGATGCGATGCGGCGCGCAGGTGAGCGTCCGGCGAAGATCGGAAAACTCCAGGTGAGCCGGATCGAAGATATGGACGGAATGAAGTTCTTCTTCGAGACACCAAACAACGGCAACGGTGCGGATGCGTGGGTGCTGATTCGCGCATCGGGCACGGAGCCGCTATTGCGTGTGTATAGCGAGGCATCATCGCCGGAGATGGTGCAGGATATCCTCGGCGAGGCGGAGAAGTTCGTGCATCGGCGCGCTTAA
- a CDS encoding M48 family metallopeptidase — MNTVSTLKPDSLEARRYNRLKRWLEVSDLIVGFVLLLALVLTHGSARLRDLAYLASRQYYSIAVFMFVLFLLLISKVLSLPIDYYGFRLEHEFKLSNQKPGAWLWDELKGWLVGLVILTILVEVLYATIRLYPDYWWLVVWAVFIGFTVLLAQLAPVVLFPIFYRFEPLKNDALRERLVKLGEKAGTKVRGVYEWKISEKSKKANAALTGLGKTRRIIIADTLLENYSDDEIEAVLAHELGHHVHGHIAKGILVQVGITFVGFWASHIILRYVVDQRQMFQSMSDFANLPLLALIAAVLGLVLTPVLNAYSRYNERQADSYAWKSIPSVEPFVTSMHKLASQNLAEENPARWIEVLFHSHPTIAKRVEAAEKWRERQAVPPSETPATSV, encoded by the coding sequence ATGAATACTGTTTCGACCCTAAAGCCCGACAGCCTCGAGGCACGCCGCTATAACCGTCTCAAACGATGGCTGGAGGTGTCAGACCTGATCGTCGGTTTCGTGCTGCTGCTGGCCCTGGTCCTCACCCACGGCAGCGCGCGGCTGCGCGACCTCGCGTATCTCGCGTCGCGACAGTATTACTCCATCGCCGTATTCATGTTCGTGCTTTTCCTGCTGCTCATCAGCAAGGTGCTCTCGCTGCCGATCGATTATTACGGCTTCCGCCTGGAGCACGAGTTCAAGCTCTCGAATCAGAAACCTGGCGCGTGGCTTTGGGATGAGTTGAAGGGCTGGCTCGTCGGGCTGGTTATCCTTACGATTCTCGTCGAGGTACTTTACGCGACGATCCGTCTCTACCCGGATTATTGGTGGCTGGTTGTGTGGGCAGTATTCATCGGGTTCACCGTCCTGCTGGCGCAGCTTGCGCCGGTGGTGTTATTCCCGATCTTCTACCGTTTTGAGCCGCTGAAAAACGATGCCCTCCGCGAGCGACTGGTGAAGCTCGGAGAGAAGGCGGGAACCAAGGTCCGCGGCGTGTACGAGTGGAAGATCTCGGAGAAATCGAAGAAGGCAAATGCGGCGCTGACGGGCCTGGGGAAAACGCGGCGAATCATTATCGCCGATACTCTGCTCGAAAATTACAGCGACGACGAGATCGAGGCGGTGCTGGCGCATGAGCTGGGACATCATGTGCACGGGCACATCGCGAAGGGAATCCTGGTGCAGGTGGGGATTACGTTCGTGGGCTTCTGGGCGTCGCACATCATCCTGCGGTATGTCGTGGACCAGCGTCAGATGTTTCAGTCAATGTCGGACTTTGCGAACTTGCCCCTATTGGCGCTGATTGCCGCGGTGCTGGGTTTGGTGCTGACACCGGTGCTGAACGCGTACTCGCGCTACAACGAGCGGCAGGCCGACTCGTATGCGTGGAAGTCGATACCCTCGGTTGAGCCATTCGTGACGTCGATGCACAAACTAGCGAGCCAGAATTTGGCAGAAGAGAACCCGGCGCGATGGATCGAAGTGCTGTTCCACTCGCATCCTACGATTGCGAAGCGAGTGGAAGCGGCGGAGAAGTGGCGGGAGCGGCAGGCCGTCCCGCCAAGCGAGACACCCGCGACATCGGTTTAA